In Salvelinus namaycush isolate Seneca chromosome 15, SaNama_1.0, whole genome shotgun sequence, a genomic segment contains:
- the xdh gene encoding xanthine dehydrogenase/oxidase: MSDLTYGEQTNRNKLTDHNMSADELVFFVNGKKITEKHADPEMTLLTYLRRKLGLTGTKLGCAEGGCGACTVMLSKYQPHLRRVLHLSVNGCLAPLCSLHHCAVTTVEGIGSVAGKLHPVQVRTVSVTCVGHIIGAVVADTQAHAQRAAKAVRITYQELQPVIITIQDAITHQSFFQPVRTIQRGDLDQGFTQADHILEGEMHMGGQEHFYLETNVTVAVPKGEDGEMELFVSTQSATKTQSLVAKALGVPASRVVIRVKRMGGGFGGKESRSTILSTVVAVAAQKLKRPVRCMLDRDEDMLVTGGRHPFYGRYKVGFMKSGKVVALEVTYYNNAGNSMDLSLSIMERALFHMENSYSIANIRGRGYLCKTHLPSNTAFRGFGGPQGMLIAESWMSDVALSLGLPAEQVRRLNMYIQGERTPYSQILDHITLDRCWDQCLEVSSFNQRRAGVETYNRDHRWTKRGLSVVPTKFGISFTALFLNQAGALAHIYTDGSVLLTHGGTEMGQGLHTKMVQVASRTLGIPSSKIHITETSTNTVPNTSPTAASASSDLNGAAVHNACEILLHRLEPYKTKNPKGCWEDWVNSAYFDRVSLSANGFYKTPDLGYDFETNTGRPFNYFSYGVACSEVEIDCLTGSHKNIHTSIVIDVGNSLNPALDIGQVEGGFMQGVGLYTLEELKYSPEGYLFTRGPGMYKIPAFGDIPTDLTVSLLRDAPNDKAIFSSKAVGEPPLFLAASVFFAIKDAVTAARKESGLSGPFRFDSPATPERIRNACEDRFTKLCPPAEPGTFTPWAVVV; this comes from the exons TGGGTTTGACAGGTACTAAGCTGGGCTGTGCAGAGGGAGGATGTGGAGCCTGTACTGTGATGCTCTCCAAATATCAGCCCCATCTCAGAAGAGTGCT GCACCTCTCGGTGAATGGTTGTCTGGCCCCTCTGTGTTCTCTCCATCATTGTGCTGTCACCACGGTGGAAGGCATCGGCAGCGTGGCAGGGAAACTGCACCCTGTACAGGTAAGAACAGTGTCT GTGACCTGTGTGGGCCACATCATAGGAGCGGTAGTAGCAGACACTCAGGCTCACGCTCAGAGAGCAGCCAAGGCCGTGAGGATCACCTACCAAGAACTACAGCCTGTAATCATCACCATACAGGATGCCATTACACATCAGTCCTTCTTCCAGCCTGTTAGAACCATCCAGAGAGGAGACCTGGACCAGGGGTTCACACAGGCTGACCACATTCTGGAGG GTGAGATGCATATGGGAGGCCAGGAACACTTCTACCTGGAGACCAACGTTACTGTAGCTGTACCtaaaggagaggatggagagatggagctgTTTGTCTCTACTCAGTCTGCTACCAAaacccag tctctggTAGCTAAGGCGTTGGGTGTCCCGGCCAGTAGAGTGGTGATCAGAGtgaagaggatgggaggaggattCGGAGGGAAGGAGAGCAGGTCCACCATCCTGTCTACCGTGGTCGCTGTGGCCGCTCAGAA gTTGAAGAGGCCAGTGAGATGTATGTTGGATAGAGATGAAGACATGCTGGTGACGGGGGGACGACACCCCTTCTATGGACGTTACAAG gtgGGCTTTATGAAGTCAGGTAAAGTGGTGGCTCTGGAAGTGACCTACTACAACAACGCAGGAAACTCCAtggacctctctctctca ATCATGGAACGTGCTTTGTTCCACATGGAGAACTCTTACAGCATCGCTAACATTAGAGGGCGTGGCTACCTATGTAAGACACACCTCCCGTCCAACACGGCCTTCCGAGGGTTTGGCGGGCCGCAAGGAATGCTGATTGCTGAGAGTTGGATGAGTGACGTAGCTCTGAGCCTCGGGCTGCCCGCtgaacag gtacgtCGTCTGAACATGTACATCCAGGGAGAGAGGACTCCCTACAGCCAGATCCTGGATCACATCACCCTGGACCGCTGCTGGGACCAATGTCTGGAGGTATCATCCTTCAACCAACGCAGAGCTGGAGTAGAGACGTAcaacag GGACCACCGTTGGACAAAGCGAGGGCTGTCTGTCGTCCCCACCAAGTTTGGCATCAGCTTCACCGCTCTCTTTCTTAaccag GCCGGTGCATTGGCTCATATTTACACAGACGGCTCCGTGCTGTTGACTCACGGAGGGACTGAGATGGGACAGGGTCTACACACCAAGATGGTGCAG gtggcCAGTAGGACCCTGGGTATCCCCAGCAGTAAGATCCACATCACAgagaccagcaccaacactgtTCCCAACACCAGCCCTACTGCTGCCTCTGCTTCCTCCGACCTCAATGGAGCCGCTGTGCAT aatgCGTGTGAGATCCTACTCCACCGTCTAGAACCCTACAAGACCAAGAATCCCAAAGGATGCTGGGAGGACTGG GTGAACTCTGCCTACTTTGACCGGGTCAGTCTGTCTGCCAATGGATTCTACAA GACTCCAGACCTTGGTTATGACTTTGAGACCAACACAGGTCGTCCTTTCAACTACTTCAGTTATGGAGTGGCCTGCTCTGAGGTGGAGATAGACTGTCTGACCGGCAGCCACAAG AACATTCATACGTCCATCGTCATAGATGTGGGGAATAGTCTGAACCCAGCTCTGGACATAGGGCAGGTAGAGGGGGGCTTTATGCAGGGTGTGGGTCTGTACACCCTGGAGGAGCTGAAGTATTCTCCTGAGGGATACCTGTTCACGCGCGGACCAGGCATGTACAAGATCCCCGCCTTTGGAGACATCCCCACTGACCTCACAGTGTCTCTGCTCCGAGACGCACCCAACGACAAGGCCATCTTCTCCTCCAAG gcGGTAGGTGAGCCTCCTCTCTTCCTTGCGGCCTCAGTGTTTTTTGCCATCAAAGATGCCGTCACCGCTGCCAGGAAGGAGTCAGGCCTTAGTGGGCCCTTCAGATTCGACAGCCCGGCCACACCTGAGAGGATACGCAATGCCTGCGAGGACCGCTTCACCAAACTG TGCCCCCCTGCAGAGCCAGGCACCTTCACTCCATGGGCTGTCGTAGTGTAA